CGTGTTTATCGCAACCACGTCGAAATCCCTTCCCAGCGCGCCCTGCGCCACAGCTGCCCTGAGGAACGTCTTCCCAATCCTCCCGAACCCTGAAATCGCAACCTTCATATGCCCACCCAAAATCAGTTGTACATGCTATAGAAAGCCATACATTATAAATATTTTTTGAGATGCCCCATAATGCGTTTTCGGCTATTTTTCCCAGCGCTGCTCTTCGCGGCCGCGTTCCTCATGCTCGGCTGCCTCGGCGGCCAGCAATACGAGAACAAATTCAAGGGCTTTTCCACGGTTTACCCGTTCGGCTGGTCGGTTTACGAAGATGAAATGCGCGTGGTTTTCTCCTCCCCCGATGGTGCGGCCCAGTTAATCGTGCTTAGCACCTACAGCAATTCCAGCACTCCCCCTGAGAACGTGACCCGCAGCCTTTTCACGCAATTCGTGAAGTCCCGCACAGACATAGCTATAATCAACCAGTCCAGCCGCGCCATCCTGGTGAACAATCTCAGCGCAAGCGAACGCATATTGCATTTCTCTTATTCTTCAGATTCAGGAAGAATAGAGCAGTACAGCCGCTTCGCAGCTTTTTCCAGGCAGGAACATTACTTCATCGTGCTCCTCAATGTCTTCTCGGCTCCAAACGGAAAAGTAGACCGTGCAAGCTATGAAAAAGCGTTTGATGACGCAGTTTCTGCATTCCGCATAACTTAATATATTTTTTCTTCCTTATATCCCCCACTCCCTAGGACGCGAAGAGTTCACGCAATAATTTAAAAGCTATTGCGTAATAGTATAGCGTTCAACCCAGGTGGTTTCAATGGCAAAGTACCTTATCGCAAGGCAGCTTTCAGGAAAAAAACTGATAACAAACGACGGAGAGGATTTCGGGCGCTTGGTGGACGTTAACATAAACGAACTCACAGGCAAGATTGAGAATCTCGTTATCGAGCCCAACCCGGACAGCGAGAGCGCGAACAAGCTCAAGAAGGAGGACGGGATGATTCACGTTCCTTACGAGGCAGTCACCGCGGTCGGGGATTTTGTGATTGTGGAGAAAAGGAACCTCGTCTACGAATAACTTTCTGATTTTGTCTCTTTTTCTTAATTTTCCCTAAGTTGCTTGAATACCTTTTGCCTGACCAAATTATAAACGTCTAAGTTGCCGTTCGCTCTTGCTTCTTCGAGTGCCTCATTCACACATCCAATTGCCGTTTTATGCCCACTCACTGATTGTTCTACTACTCGCGCCCCTGCATCCAGAAGAAGCTTGACCGTCTTAAAACGGCCGGTCAATATGGCATGTGCAATCATTGTGTTGTGGAACGTATCCACAACGTTTACGTCTGCACCTTGCTCTATGAGTTTGCGTATTTTAACTGGATTCGCGTCTTCTTGGATAAATCTTAGAAGCTTTGCGTCTAGTATTTTCTGTACTTTGTCTCGGCGACTTGGAACACTAGAACCTATGCCCATTCGTGCTAGTTGCATCTCCTTTTGTTTCTCCCACTTTTCGTAATCTTTGCATGCATTCTCATCATATAAATAATCTCCAAAACCTGCGCCCGCAGCTTCCAAAACCCTAATTGCTGAATAGTTGCGTATGCTCATAACGATATCTAATACAGTATATCCGCTAGCATTGCATATACCAACTATAGAATCTACAAACAGTTTATCCCCCTCCACCATATTCTTTATCTCGTCTAAAGTAGCGCTCCGCACCAGTTTATCCTTCTCTTTTGGGAGGACAACATGAACTTTACCATTATGCATCTGCAAACAATACTGCGCGATACCCTTAGGTTCGCGACTTGAAATCTCTTCAACCAATCTTTTCAGATCAATATTTTTTCGTTCCTCTACAGCCTTAAAAAGCTCCAATCCAAGTTCCCTGAGGTCCATGTGTGAAAATCGGTTTTCGCAGGCAACATCCTTTTTTGCGAACTTAGCATTAATTCCATTCCCGCTTTTTCTCAGTTCTTTTCCCAAAAATCTGTCCCGTGGCGCCTTCCATTTCTGAATTGGCTTAAAATGATGTTGTGTTTGGCATATCATTAGTTCACCGTTAGCGTCTTGTTTTCGGGTCAACCACAGTCGCAGTGACCTGCACGCCATTTGTTGCCATGGCTTCTGAAACCTTTTTAGGCACTCCGAGGCTCTGCGGCTTGTCCACCAGCACCGTGTCCCCCAAATGATAAACGATATATTTGCCCTTCTCTTTCTCGAGTTCCATCGAAATTCCAAATAAGCCTTCCTGTTCTCCGGCAAGTTGCACCCTTTTTTTCTTCAAAATTTCAACAAAAGTCAATTTGAGCTTATTCATGGCCTCTAATTTATCTTTCTCATCTTTCGTAAGCACCGGCCCCAAATGCCCGACATTTGCGCATTCTTTGACCAATGCTTCCAGATGAAGCTTTCTCGAGGCAGGATTAACCCTGATTCTCTTCATCCTCTGGGTGGTGTGCCATCTCTCCCGAGGGGTTGCACCAACCCCACTATTAAGCATTAGTTCCTTCATGAAATCACCTACCTGTGTTATATTAGCTATTTATGCGTATAATCCTTTTAAAACCCGCCGTTATCTCGAAAAGCCAACTCTTATATAATTTTCAACCCCTTGTAAAAGCATGGTTGTGATTGCCGGTATAGACGAGGCTGGCAGGGGGCCGGTAATAGGCCCCATGGTAATCGCGCTCTTCTCCTGCCCAAGCGAGAACGAATCCAAAATAAACGCCTTGTGCAAAAAAGACTCCAAACAGCTTAGTCCCACTCAGAGGGAAGAAATATTCGCGAAACTCAAGCATCTGGGCAAAATAGACTACGTGGAATTAGGTGCAGAGAAGCTCAACACGCTCATGGAAAAGGAAACCCTTAACGAAATAGAGGCGATGTTCATAGCGAAGCTGATAAAGAACCTCACCGGCGACGCGAACGTGAAAATAGACCTGCCGGACCGCTATTCCTGGGTCTTCGCGAAAAGGATGCAGCGCTACGGGATAAAAAAGTACGAGGCGGAGCACAAGGCAGACGAGAACCACCCAATAGTTGCAGCCGCAAGCATATGCGCAAAAGTCCTCAGGGACCAGCGCATAGCCGAACTTCGCTCCCAATTCGGGGATTTCGGCTCAGGCTACCCGAGCGATGAAAAAACAATTGCGTTCCTAAAAAATAAAGAGAGTCTTACGCGCATAGCCCAGCACATAAGAAAGAAGTGGAAAACTTTAGAGAATATAAAGCAAACCAAGCTGGTTATAGAGGATTGAAAATGGAGCGCATTCTGGTTACCGGAGGCTCAGGCTTCATAGGCTCCCACATAGCCGAGCATTTCGTGCAAAAGGGCTTCAGCGTCGCGATACTGGACAGTTCCAAAGAATCATCCAACATACTTCCTTTCGCAAAAGACTTGGACATATTCAACTGCTCGATTACCGATTACGAAGAAGTGAAAAAAGCGATGAAGGATGTTCGTTATGTTTTCCACCACGCTGCGATGGTTTCAGTGCCCCAGAGCGTGGAACAACCAGAGCTTGCGAAAAGAATAAACACTGTTGGAACGCTCAACGTGCTGAAAGCCGCAAAGGAATGCGGGGCAAAACGCGTGATTCTCGCTTCCTCGTCAGCAGTGTACGGCAACAACAAACCCCCTTTGCACGAAAACATGCTTCCGAACCCCCTGAGCCCATACGCGCAGACAAAGCTGGAGAACGAGAAGCACGCCCATGAATCTTACCATCGCCAGGGGCTTGAAACAGTCAGCTTGAGGTATTTCAACGTCTACGGGCCAAGGCAGAACCCGGATTCAGCATACGCGGCCGTAATCCCGAAATTCATAACCGCGCTCAAATCCGGCTCCAAGCCCGTGATTTACGGAAACGGGAGTCAGACCCGCGATTTCATATTCGTGAAGGACGTGGTGCGCGCAAACGTCCTTGCGGCTTCAGCAGCCAAGGGCGCTTTAGGCGAAACCTTCAACATCGCAACAGGCAAGCCTGTTTCCATCCTCTCGCTTCTGGAGAAAATAGCTTCTTTGATGGGCAAAAAAGCCGACCCTGTTTTGCAGCCCCCGAGAAAAGGGGACATCCTCCATTCCTACGCAGACATCTCAAAAGCATCCAAGCTGCTCTCCTTCAATTCCGAATATGCGCTTGAAAAAGGGCTTGGAGAAACTGTAAAATCATTTTGATTTTGCCAGCATTGCGTGCAAAAACCTCTGCCCGAACGTAATTATAGAGAGCAAAGCAGTGATTGCAAGCAATGGGGCGGCCCACTCGTTTTTCGCAACCGCAAGCGCGAAAACTCCCACAAGCAGTACGCTTCTCTCAGCCCTCTCAAGCAATCCAGGCATCTTCACCGCGTCCATGTGCCCCATTATCTGCCTGTGCTCTGCATAAGCCTTCACGAAGCTGGTCATGCACGTCCCGAAAAACAGCGTGAAAATCAGCCAGACGTCCTTCCCGACGAGCAAATCCGGCATGTCCACCTGCAAAATAAGAGTTAAAATTATGCAGAACTCAACCAGCCGGTCCGCAATCCCGTCCAGGAACGCCCCTTTCCTGCTTTCCAGCCCCCTTGCCCTTGCAACCGCTCCGTCCACAGCATCCAGGAACAGCGCAAGCGCGAAAAGCGCGGCAGCGCCCCATTGCGAATAGGAATACGCAAAATACCCTGCGGCCGCGAAAAGCACCGAACCTAGCGTAATCACGTTCGGATGGAGGGGCACGTGCTTGAACACCCTTTCCAGGGCTTTCGATAGGTCCTTGCCGATAAAGCTTGCGCGGAGCATGTTTCCATCTCATTTTTGCTTTTTGAGGATGGCCTCATCAAATATAATATCAGACGCTGTTGACCTCATCACAAATCAGAGGTTGTTCATGTCATCACAAGCATATTTCTCGCCCTTGCTTTAAAAAAGCTACACAAGAAATCAATTCATGGACGAGCTCCTGATTGCGCTTGCGAGAAAAGGCGCGCACCGTTCCCCGGTAAAGCTGACCACTCTGGAGTTGGGCAGCATGCTGGGCATGAGCCAGCAGAACGCATCCCTCAGGCTCCGTGAACTGGAAAAACAGGGGCTTATCTCAAGGAGCCCGCACGGCATTTCGTTAACTCCGTCCGGATTGGAGGCGGTCCGCGAAGTCTATGTTGGCCTGAAAAGCGCGTTTGAGCCGAAAACCTCAACAATTTCAGGCGCAATCTCATCTGGTTTCGGGGAAGGGCGCTATTACCTCTCTTTTCCAGAGTACAAGAAGCAGATTGCCGAGAAATTTGGCTTCACGCCGTACGAAGGCACCCTCAACATCAGCCTTTCCGAAGGCCAGCTCGCAGTGAAATCCGCGTTCGTGAAGAATTCCGAACCCGCAATAATAAGAGGTTTCAAGAGCAAAGACCGCACTTTCGGGGACCTTTTCGCATACTCCTGCACCGTGGACGGAGTGAAATCCGCGCTCATAATTCCTGCCCGCACCCATCATCCCCCAGAAATAATAGAAATCGCGGCTTCCTCTAATCTTAAAAAGCATCTCGGAAAGAAAGACGGCGATATGGTCGAAATCTCGCTCGGTTAGGAGTTAAAAAACGTTTTAAACTGTTTGGAGTTGAATTAAATACTCCATTTATGGGCTCGTAGTCGAATGGTTACTAGATGGGACGCATTTCAAAGAACCCAATTAGCCATAGATGACGCTACCCTGACACGGTAGAGACTCCCGGTCCGATTCCGGGCGGGCCCAAGTCCTCATCACCTATGTGTTTCCGGTTTTCAGTTCTGGGTTGATGAAGAGGGATTCATTATGGAAACGCAGTCTGATGCATTGTCGCCCATCGACAAGCAGTGGAAGAACGCATGCAGAATCCTTTTCGGGCGCGAAATGGGCGATCTCACAGACCGCAAGCGTTTCCTCACTAGGTACATCGACCCGCTCTCAAAATCCAGGTCCGCCCTCAGCGGCAGCGACGTTTTCTATTCTGCACCCTATTGCAACGGGGCGAAGTTCGTTTCCTTCGCTGAACACGAAAGAGTCTCTAAGTTTGAGCCGCTCTCCATAAACGACATAAAAGATATGGATTCTCTCATGCAGTCTATAGGGGAAAGAGTGTACTACTCCGGCAACAAGATGCTGGGCAGGTCAAAATTCGTAGAAAATTCGGAAAACTGCATAAACTCCACCTATGTGCTGGACTCCTCAGAAATCTTCAACTGCGAGTACATAGCCTATTCGAACCTGATACGCGACAGCAAATACCTCTTCGGTTGCTCTTCGGGGGGAGACAGCAGCTTCTGCATAAACTGCGCCGAGGTCGGCACAAGCGTGCGCGCCTTTGAGAGTGGCCTCATCCTCCATTCCAGCGACGTTTATTACAGCTACTATGCGAGAAACTGCCGCGATGTGCTCTTCTGCTTCAACCTCACGAGCAAAAACCATGCGATAGGCAACAACGAGCTCGGGAGAGATAAATATGCTGAAATGAAGAAGGAACTGCTCGCCCAGATGGCATCGGAGCTCAAAGCATCTGGAACACTGCCCTCACTGGTGGAGATGGTGTGCCATGATTAAGAACCCGGTGCAGAAGGCATTCGACAGCACCGCATCCCTGATTTTCGGCAGGCCGCTCGGGCCAATAGAAAGATACGAGGAATGGCTTTTCTCCAACATGCCCAAAAGGCGGATTGCGCACGCTTCAGACAACGGGAAAACCATCCTGCTTCCTGGTTATTCTATACCGAAGTTCATCCCAGAAAAGCGCATAATAAGCATGGATTTCCTGGGGAAGGCGGGAAACATGAAAATAGCTGAACTGCCGCACGAGCTACATGCGCTCGGCAGGAAAGCTTCTGAAATCGCTCTTTTCTCCGGTGAATCCCAGGAAGGCCAGAGCAGCAACAACCTGGAATCCAACTTCTTCCTCAACCTGAACAGTTCCTACAGGACCGTGGACTGTTACTTCGCGAAGAACTGCGGCTGCGAGATATACAGCTCGTTCACCGAAAACTCGTTCGGGTGCTTCCTCGCGCTCTACAGCAAATTCGTGATAAATTGCTATTACTCCACCAACCTCTCCGTGTGCTTCGAGATGGACGGATGTCACGACTGCTCCAATTCAATGTTCTGCCATAACTGCGAAAACGTCAACGACTCGCTATTCTGCTTCAATGCGAAAAACCTGAAATACGCGGTCGGAAACAGCGAGCTCGGGAAGGAGGACTACCTAAGAATCAGGAAGGCGTTCCTGGCCGATGCCCTGAAGGAGCTTGAAAGCAGCGGAAAACTGGAGCTGAGCATCTACAATATCGGCTGCTATTGAGCGTTTCCAGCCCAGAATTACCTATTAAAGTACTTCTCTATTTCAAACGCAGTGGGCCTTCTCTCATTCTCCTTCTGCTCGGAAAGCCTCATTTCCAGGTACTCGCCAAGCAGTTCAGGGGAGAAGAAGCCCTTCAGGAACTTGTTGTCGCTGTCCAAAGCTGCTATGGCCTCGGTTATGCTGGAAGGCAATGGCTTGATTTTAAGCTCCTTTGCGCGCTTGGAATCCAAATCCGCAAGATTCTCGTCCACCGGTTTCCCAGGGTCGGTCTTGTTCTTTATTCCGTCCAATCCTGCGGCCACAACGGCTGTGTAAGCAAGATATGGGTTTATGGACGAATCCGCCCCGCAGTAGGAAACCACCCTATCCTCGCTTTTGTAAGCTCCGGAAACCTGCACGAGCGCGTTCTGGCTCTTGCCCCACACCGAGTATCTCGGGTCTGCCCGCATCTTCTTGTACGAATTCGTAGTAGGCATGGCGAAAAGGCAGAGCGCCTCAGCGTGCTCCAGCAGCCCCCCAATGTAATAAAGCGCGTTCTGGCTCAGTTGCGCGTAATCGTCCTTCTCGTCGTAAAACAGGTTCGCATTCCCTTTCTTGAGCCTCTGCGTTATGTATGCAGAGTTTCCCCTGTCGCTTGCAATCGGAAGCGGCATGAACGTCGCTATGTTGTTCGCAACAAAAGCAGTATTCTTCGCCACGTATTTCAGCGTAACAAGCGCGTCCGCGGCCATCTTCGCGTTGTATTCCCTGATTTTCATCCTCTGCTGGCCGTTCGCTGATTTCCCGTGGCTGTGCGAATCAACTGCATACCTAAACGTCTCGTCCATGAGCTCCGCAATCTGCGTCCTCGCAGGGTAAAGCGTGTCGTGTGGCTGGCCTATGTAAGCCCCGTTCTTGGCGTTGAAATACGGTGAAGGATTCCAGTTCCCTTCGTGCGTCTCAACCAGGTAGTTCGGCCCCCTGTCATTGGCCACCTTCTCCAGGGTCACATTATCAAATATGTAAAATTCAACATCGCACCCTACCTGCACGTCGCTTATGCCCATCGCCTTGGCATTTATATTCACCCTCTCTATGGAATATCTTGAATCTTTTGCAAACCGCTCCTTCTCAGGCATGGTGTAAACGTTGGAAATTACTCTCATAGTGCTGGCTTCCCACGGAACCCGCGCGTAAGTGTCCTGGTCAGGCAGGAGCGCCAGCGATTTTCCAGTGAATCCGAAAACCTCCCCTAATTCAGTCTCAAAGCCGCTCGCGAACGTCTCTTCGTTCACGTTTTTTGCAGGGACGCTCTTGTGATAAACCTGCCCGTCAATGCCAACGAATTGCAAATCCACCCATTTTGCATCGCTTGTTTTCATGAATTCGAGCACTTCTTCAACGGTTGCCATTGCACCACCTGTTTTTGGTTAACCAGATAAGGTAAATAAAGGTTGTGCCTCCTGCAGAGATAAGATAAGTTGCCACGAGCCGGATTTGAACCAGCGACCCTTCGGTTTCCAGTTTCCCGTTCGATTTTCGAATCCGGGATTCTTCAGCCGAATGCTCTCCCAGCTGAGCTACCGTGGCATGAATGATAGGGCGAAATAATCTATGCGCACTCGTTTTTTAATAGTTTGCTGTCAGGGCTGCATCCACTCTATCTCGAAATGCTCGTAATCGCTCCCAGGCAGGTCTATCCGCTTCACCGCGTAATAGGTTATGCTGCTCTCCCTGTCCGATATCGCGAGCAAAACCTCAAGCCCGTAATGCTTCGCTTCAAAGAGTGCCTCCGCCAGCTCTTCCCCTCCTATGTACTCATCTTCTGAAAGCGAGTACATGAGAAAGCGCGGCTGCCCGTCTTTAGGGGTTTCAATCCCCCCCTTCTTCCTGTGAAATAGCAAGAAGTCCAGCCTAGGCCGTTTCGCATTCACTTTTATATCCAGCTTCTTCCCCGGTATTGCAAGTATGAATGTCTTCTTCACCGAGTGCGCAACCCTTATCGCCCTGGACCACTCGGAAATGAGCATCTTGCTTTTCCTGGAAAACACGTGCACAACGTGCTTAGAATGTATCCACTCGTCATTTTCGCGCACAGGCGAAGCCCCGGGGAAGTAAATCCTGAAATGCGTTCCGAACTTGAAGCCGGTTTTGAGCACGTACCCCTTTTTCCTCCAGTCCTCGTAAACCGAATACATATCCTCGAAATACTTTATCCTCTCATCTGCCTCGGCCCACACGTCCTCGAGCTTCGCGTTCTTGAGCGAAAGGTTCCCGTGCTTGAGCAGATAAATCGTCTCATACACATCTAATTTTGCTATCTTCCCCCTATGCGCCGCCTTGTAAGTCCCGAACTGCCCGATCCAGTATTTCTCGTAAAGCTCCTTCCCGCTGGCTTCATCATCAATTACCGTTATCAAGTCGTCCAGGAAGAAAACCCCCTGGAGCGCGTAGGAGTCAATCTTGAACTCCCCGCCTTTGTATCTCTTTGCCGAGGTCCTCCCGTAGTTTCCCTCAGCCTCGCTGCTCGGCCTGGCCATCAGCCCCCTGTCCCTCCAGTCCTTGAACGTGAGGTAGCGGGCAAGAAGCTTTTTCTTCTTCAGAAAGAGCGAAGCCAAGTCGTTGAACGTGTGGGTGTTCCCGGCCTCATCAACGCATTTCGCGTTCCTTATGTCCAGCATGTACATCGCTTCCTCAGGCTGGAGGTAAACAATTCCCTTTTCCATGGTTCCGTAGAATCCGTTCGCCAGGGAACTCACGTCCTGCGGCTCCTTCACTGCGATTTTGCCATTCTTCCTGCCCAGATAAAGAGTAATTCCCATATTTTCACCTTTTTCGCCGATGTGTACCGGAGAAATTGTTGAGTACCCGGCCCGATTTGAAAAAATCCGGGCCCAATATTATCTATTATGCAAACTTTTATAATCTCAGGGCAGATAGCATTTCATGAAAAAACTTGCTTTGCTCGCATTGCTCCTTTTGGGAACCGTGCTTTTCGCTGATGCCGGGCCGTCTCCGCCAAAGCCGCAAATCACCGTGAATATTGAAAAGGCAGGAGCGCCCTACGCTGGCGCCTTGGACATGGTTTTCGTGTGCGCGGCTGAAGGGGCGTCGAATTCCCCCGTAGGCGAGCGCGAGATAAACATGACCTGCTCCAGCGGCAGGTGCACCAACGACGACTGGTTCTACAAGCTGAACCCTTGCTATTATCCAGACATAGGGTATTTCATATATCGGCTCCCCGGAGAATCCAACTACTCACTGCCAAAGACTGTTTTTTCCTTCAACGAGTCCATGGTT
The DNA window shown above is from Candidatus Micrarchaeia archaeon and carries:
- a CDS encoding PRC-barrel domain-containing protein, giving the protein MAKYLIARQLSGKKLITNDGEDFGRLVDVNINELTGKIENLVIEPNPDSESANKLKKEDGMIHVPYEAVTAVGDFVIVEKRNLVYE
- the rnhB gene encoding ribonuclease HII → MVVIAGIDEAGRGPVIGPMVIALFSCPSENESKINALCKKDSKQLSPTQREEIFAKLKHLGKIDYVELGAEKLNTLMEKETLNEIEAMFIAKLIKNLTGDANVKIDLPDRYSWVFAKRMQRYGIKKYEAEHKADENHPIVAAASICAKVLRDQRIAELRSQFGDFGSGYPSDEKTIAFLKNKESLTRIAQHIRKKWKTLENIKQTKLVIED
- a CDS encoding SDR family NAD(P)-dependent oxidoreductase, which gives rise to MERILVTGGSGFIGSHIAEHFVQKGFSVAILDSSKESSNILPFAKDLDIFNCSITDYEEVKKAMKDVRYVFHHAAMVSVPQSVEQPELAKRINTVGTLNVLKAAKECGAKRVILASSSAVYGNNKPPLHENMLPNPLSPYAQTKLENEKHAHESYHRQGLETVSLRYFNVYGPRQNPDSAYAAVIPKFITALKSGSKPVIYGNGSQTRDFIFVKDVVRANVLAASAAKGALGETFNIATGKPVSILSLLEKIASLMGKKADPVLQPPRKGDILHSYADISKASKLLSFNSEYALEKGLGETVKSF
- a CDS encoding CDP-alcohol phosphatidyltransferase family protein, giving the protein MLRASFIGKDLSKALERVFKHVPLHPNVITLGSVLFAAAGYFAYSYSQWGAAALFALALFLDAVDGAVARARGLESRKGAFLDGIADRLVEFCIILTLILQVDMPDLLVGKDVWLIFTLFFGTCMTSFVKAYAEHRQIMGHMDAVKMPGLLERAERSVLLVGVFALAVAKNEWAAPLLAITALLSIITFGQRFLHAMLAKSK
- a CDS encoding DUF120 domain-containing protein — its product is MDELLIALARKGAHRSPVKLTTLELGSMLGMSQQNASLRLRELEKQGLISRSPHGISLTPSGLEAVREVYVGLKSAFEPKTSTISGAISSGFGEGRYYLSFPEYKKQIAEKFGFTPYEGTLNISLSEGQLAVKSAFVKNSEPAIIRGFKSKDRTFGDLFAYSCTVDGVKSALIIPARTHHPPEIIEIAASSNLKKHLGKKDGDMVEISLG
- a CDS encoding glutamine synthetase family protein; this encodes MATVEEVLEFMKTSDAKWVDLQFVGIDGQVYHKSVPAKNVNEETFASGFETELGEVFGFTGKSLALLPDQDTYARVPWEASTMRVISNVYTMPEKERFAKDSRYSIERVNINAKAMGISDVQVGCDVEFYIFDNVTLEKVANDRGPNYLVETHEGNWNPSPYFNAKNGAYIGQPHDTLYPARTQIAELMDETFRYAVDSHSHGKSANGQQRMKIREYNAKMAADALVTLKYVAKNTAFVANNIATFMPLPIASDRGNSAYITQRLKKGNANLFYDEKDDYAQLSQNALYYIGGLLEHAEALCLFAMPTTNSYKKMRADPRYSVWGKSQNALVQVSGAYKSEDRVVSYCGADSSINPYLAYTAVVAAGLDGIKNKTDPGKPVDENLADLDSKRAKELKIKPLPSSITEAIAALDSDNKFLKGFFSPELLGEYLEMRLSEQKENERRPTAFEIEKYFNR
- the endA gene encoding tRNA-intron lyase, whose protein sequence is MGITLYLGRKNGKIAVKEPQDVSSLANGFYGTMEKGIVYLQPEEAMYMLDIRNAKCVDEAGNTHTFNDLASLFLKKKKLLARYLTFKDWRDRGLMARPSSEAEGNYGRTSAKRYKGGEFKIDSYALQGVFFLDDLITVIDDEASGKELYEKYWIGQFGTYKAAHRGKIAKLDVYETIYLLKHGNLSLKNAKLEDVWAEADERIKYFEDMYSVYEDWRKKGYVLKTGFKFGTHFRIYFPGASPVRENDEWIHSKHVVHVFSRKSKMLISEWSRAIRVAHSVKKTFILAIPGKKLDIKVNAKRPRLDFLLFHRKKGGIETPKDGQPRFLMYSLSEDEYIGGEELAEALFEAKHYGLEVLLAISDRESSITYYAVKRIDLPGSDYEHFEIEWMQP